Genomic DNA from Providencia sp. PROV188:
CCGTATCAATTTCCTTCGGGAAAGGTCAATGTTGATCCCGGTGCTTCGCGGCTTAAATGAATAAAATTCAAATGCTTCTCATACTGGTCAAGAATATCGCTGATCACCTGCTCTTTGGTGTAGTCCATTAAATCGTTAGCTTGGGTGCCTTCCCACAAGTAAGTTTCAAGGCGGTAATAGTGGGATTTACCGGAACGAGCGCGGTAGGTAAAGCTTGGCACCGTGTAGCGGCGTGGCCAAATTTGATAGATAAAACTTTGCTCTTCTTCTAAATCGACCACTAACTCTAAATGGTTAAGTCGCTCTTCTTCGGCAAGAGGATAGATCGCAAATTCCACCTTCGCGCCACGCAATTCCAATTCTTTAGCTACATCTTGCATCGCGGGAATACAGACTAAATCTAACATCCGTTGGGTGTAGGTGGTGCCCGGGAAATTCATCACACGTCCCAAACGCTGTTTCCATTTAATCGGCTCGTTACCATACAGCGGCGCAGGGGCATTGGTATTAATGGCACTGACGCGGCGATAATCTTCAAACCGCAATGACTTATACAGCCCTGCCATAATAAAGAAGATCACAAAACTAAACGGCAACCCCATAATCACGGTGGTGTTTTGCAGGGCGGGCACTCCATCGGTCATTAACATCCCGAGAGTGAGTAAACCAATGGCTACTGACCAAAAAATTCGCAGCCAATTAGGAGAATCGTGATTAATATCGCTCAGTTTTGAGGTGAAATTCCCCAGCACTAATGAGCCAGAATCCGCGGATGTCACGTAAAACAGCAACCCTGTAATGGTGGCAACGGAGGCGGTTAATCCAAACCCCGGATATAACTCGAGTAGGGAATAAAACCCTTTTTCGGGGGCCTCTAATACCGTTTCAGCCAACGCTTTGTTGCCATGAATAATTTCATACAGAGCGCTATTACCAAAGATAGAGAGCCAAAGTAGTGTGAAGACAAAAGGGATGATTAGTGTGCCAATCACAAACTGGCGAATGGTGCGACCACGGGAAATTCGTGCCAAAAACAGCCCAACAAAAGGCGACCATGCTACCCACCATGCCCAGAAAAATAGCGTCCAGCTATTCATCCAGTTAGTCGGTCTATCAAACGCAAAACTGTTCAAGGTCATCCCCATAAAACGGTTCACATAATCCCCGACGTTGAGTACTAGCGCATTGAGCAGAAATTCCGTATCCCCCACAAAGAGGATAAACAGGATCAGTCCTAATGCCAGCAGTACGTTGAGTTCCGAGAGAATACGGATCCCTTTATTGACCCCCGATGTGGCGGAAA
This window encodes:
- a CDS encoding choline transporter, giving the protein MTNSKSPKNGQKDQLNHVVFFTSAALILAFSFFTILMTDTANQWIVATLGWVSKTFGWYYLLAATLYIVFVIFIATSRFGNIKLGPEQSKPEFSLLSWSAMLFAAGIGIDLMFFSVAEPVTQYMLPPTGEGETLEAARQSMVWTLFHYGLTGWSMYALMGIALGYFSYRYNLPLTIRSALYPIFGNRINGPIGHTVDIAAVLGTIFGIATTLGIGVVQLNYGLKVLFDLPQGLTVQGGLIFLSVIMAVISATSGVNKGIRILSELNVLLALGLILFILFVGDTEFLLNALVLNVGDYVNRFMGMTLNSFAFDRPTNWMNSWTLFFWAWWVAWSPFVGLFLARISRGRTIRQFVIGTLIIPFVFTLLWLSIFGNSALYEIIHGNKALAETVLEAPEKGFYSLLELYPGFGLTASVATITGLLFYVTSADSGSLVLGNFTSKLSDINHDSPNWLRIFWSVAIGLLTLGMLMTDGVPALQNTTVIMGLPFSFVIFFIMAGLYKSLRFEDYRRVSAINTNAPAPLYGNEPIKWKQRLGRVMNFPGTTYTQRMLDLVCIPAMQDVAKELELRGAKVEFAIYPLAEEERLNHLELVVDLEEEQSFIYQIWPRRYTVPSFTYRARSGKSHYYRLETYLWEGTQANDLMDYTKEQVISDILDQYEKHLNFIHLSREAPGSTLTFPEGN